From Populus trichocarpa isolate Nisqually-1 chromosome 19, P.trichocarpa_v4.1, whole genome shotgun sequence, a single genomic window includes:
- the LOC7494651 gene encoding cytochrome b-c1 complex subunit 8 — translation MGKQPVKLKAVVYALSPFQQKVMPGLWKDLPGKIHHKVSENWISATLLLAPLVGVYTYVQNYQEKEKLEHRY, via the exons ATGGGGAAGCAACCGGTGAAACTGAAGGCGGTGGTGTATGCTCTGTCACCGTTTCAGCAGAAGGTAATGCCTGGTCTCTGGAAAGATCTGCCCGGCAAGATCCACCATAAAGTCTCCGAGAACTGGATCAGCGCCACCCTCCTCCTCGCTCCTCTCGTCGGCGTCTACAC GTATGTGCAAAACTACCAGGAAAAGGAGAAGTTGGAACACAGGTACTGA
- the LOC7498113 gene encoding KH domain-containing protein At3g08620, producing the protein MSGFYTHNFSPVRASPHVRITPDVDSGQYLTELLEERQKLGPFMQVLPICSRLLNQEILRVSGRTPNQGFGDLDRLQYGSLSPMASLDIIPNTIGAGFNGWNGLQHERIGPQGMGIDWQAAPASPSSHIVKKILRLDIPVDSYPNFNFVGRLLGPRGNSLKRVEASMGCRVYIRGKGSIKDPEKEESLRGRPGYEHLSEQLHILIEAELPANVIDTRLRQAQEIIEELLKPVDESQDIYKRQQLRELALLNLSYREESPGPSGSVSPFTSSGMKRVKTGQ; encoded by the exons ATGTCAGGCTTCTACACACATAACTTTTCACCTGTAAGAGCATCTCCACATGTAAGAATAACCCCTGATGTTGACAG TGGTCAATATTTGACAGAGCTGCTAGAGGAGCGCCAAAAGCTTGGACCTTTTATGCAAGTCCTTCCCATCTGTAGCCGCCTTTTGAATCAAG AGATATTGAGGGTTTCTGGAAGGACCCCCAACCAGGGGTTCGGTGACTTGGACAGACTGCAATATGGAAGCCTAAGCCCTATGGCTTCTTTAGACATCATTCCGAATACTATAGGAGCAGGCTTCAATGGGTGGAATGGACTCCAACATGAA AGAATTGGACCACAGGGGATGGGTATAGACTGGCAAGCAGCTCCAGCAAGCCCAAGTTCTCATATTGTGAAGAAAATATTGCGCTTGGATATTCCAGTTGATAGCTATCCAAAT TTCAATTTTGTTGGACGGCTTCTAGGACCTAGGGGCAATTCATTAAAGCGAGTGGAAGCTTCTATGGGCTGCCGTGTGTATATTAGAGGAAAAGGTTCCATTAAGGACCCAGAGAAG gAAGAGTCTTTAAGGGGAAGACCAGGTTATGAGCATCTAAGTGAGCAGCTGCACATTCTAATTGAGGCTGAGTTACCTGCCAATGTTATCGATACAAGACTGAGACAAGCACAGGAAATCATAGAAGAATTGCTCAAGCCTGTG GATGAATCTCAGGATATCTACAAGAGGCAACAGTTGAGAGAACTAGCACTGCTGAATTTGAGTTATAGGGAGGAGAGCCCTGGTCCGAGTGGTAGCGTCTCTCCCTTCACATCAAGCGGGATGAAGCGTGTCAAAACTGGTCAATAA
- the LOC7494649 gene encoding uncharacterized protein LOC7494649 isoform X2 gives MAYRRRQQQEEEETSSTSSRSRGRPSPIRTTASSSSFSLDEEDWIYEDADYNNNNNINIENKSNSTSLATKAIRASSAAHRDSSLSSAYAFTNHPSPSSNPSSSNSSSTKEEEPNKAYYHEYTSMKTLKETQQQQQGFWGTLARKAKSILDDDFNTSTYNAATSSSPQKQQMDSGTDRTTTWQHHVPDTTTKSKEGLTRVENRTADIIQETRKHIQKKPNGAAARNQATYRSSMWQQPQMETSRQQPQKETDQELQLKASRDVAMAMAAKAKLLLRELKTVKADFAFAKERCAQLEEENKILRENRERGENLEDDDLIRLQLETLLAEKARLAHENSVYARENRFLREVVEYHQLTMQDVVYLDEGTEEVTEVYPIKVVSNTPSIPSMPPPPLHTEASLGTSLPVARDILPHPVPPPGSVEVSKSAASPNSSTSTSIAADPRKHSNPTV, from the exons ATGGCATATAGAAGAAGGCAGcagcaggaggaggaggagacatCAAGCACAAGCAGCAGAAGCAGAGGCAGGCCATCTCCAATCAGGACGACagcatcatcttcttctttttcattggaCGAAGAGGATTGGATTTATGAAGATGCTgattataacaacaacaataatattaatattgagaaTAAGAGTAATTCCACCTCTCTGGCTACCAAAGCCATTAGAGCTTCTTCCGCTGCCCACAGAgactcctctctctcttctgcTTACGCCTTCACTAATCACCCCTCCCCCTCATCTAATCCTTCCAGTTCTAATTCTTCTTCTACCAAG GAGGAGGAACCGAACAAGGCCTATTATCACGAGTACACATCTATGAAAACATTGAAAGAaacgcagcagcagcagcaagggtTTTGGGGTACTCTTGCTAGAAAAGCTAAATCCATTCTTGATGATGATTTCAATACTAGTACCTACAATGCTGCCACTTCTTCCTCTCCTCAAAAGCAACAAATGGATTCAGGTACTGACAGGACTACTACTTGGCAACACCATGTCCCCGACACCACAACTAAGTCCAAG GAAGGTCTGACAAGAGTGGAGAACCGGACTGCAGACATTATCCAAGAAACTCGTAAGCATATTCAGAAAAAGCCTAATGGTGCTGCTGCACGGAATCAGGCAACCTATAGGAGTAGCATGTGGCAACAACCTCAAATGGAGACCAGTCGACAACAACCCCAGAAAGAAACTGACCAAGAACTCCAACTGAAGGCATCTCGCGAC GTTGCAATGGCAATGGCTGCCAAGGCAAAGCTTCTTCTTCGAGAGTTGAAAACTGTTAAAGCGGATTTTGCTTTTGCTAAGGAGCGATGTGCTCAGCTGGAGGAGGAGAATAAAATTCTCAGGGAGAATCGTGAAAGGGGAGAGAACCTGGAAGATGATGATTTG ATTCGGCTTCAACTTGAAACACTCTTAGCAGAGAAGGCCCGGTTGGCACATGAGAACTCGGTCTATGCTCGTGAGAACCGCTTTTTGAGGGAGGTTGTTGAATATCACCAGCTTACCATGCAGGATGTTGTGTATTTGGATGAGGGCACTGAAGAAGTAACTGAAGTTTATCCCATCAAGGTTGTCTCCAACACTCCCTCCATCCCGTCAATGCCGCCCCCTCCTTTGCATACTGAGGCTTCCCTTGGTACAAGTCTGCCTGTGGCTCGAGACATCTTGCCTCATCCTGTCCCCCCGCCAGGGTCTGTGGAGGTTTCCAAAAGTGCTGCATCACCAAATTCATCTACCTCGACGTCAATTGCAGCAGATCCTAGAAAACACTCGAATCCTACTGTTTGA
- the LOC7494649 gene encoding uncharacterized protein LOC7494649 isoform X1 yields MAYRRRQQQEEEETSSTSSRSRGRPSPIRTTASSSSFSLDEEDWIYEDADYNNNNNINIENKSNSTSLATKAIRASSAAHRDSSLSSAYAFTNHPSPSSNPSSSNSSSTKEEEPNKAYYHEYTSMKTLKETQQQQQGFWGTLARKAKSILDDDFNTSTYNAATSSSPQKQQMDSGTDRTTTWQHHVPDTTTKSKYQNPYPPRETHGKMDSPVLQKGLNAISSSLNYIGNAVEEGLTRVENRTADIIQETRKHIQKKPNGAAARNQATYRSSMWQQPQMETSRQQPQKETDQELQLKASRDVAMAMAAKAKLLLRELKTVKADFAFAKERCAQLEEENKILRENRERGENLEDDDLIRLQLETLLAEKARLAHENSVYARENRFLREVVEYHQLTMQDVVYLDEGTEEVTEVYPIKVVSNTPSIPSMPPPPLHTEASLGTSLPVARDILPHPVPPPGSVEVSKSAASPNSSTSTSIAADPRKHSNPTV; encoded by the exons ATGGCATATAGAAGAAGGCAGcagcaggaggaggaggagacatCAAGCACAAGCAGCAGAAGCAGAGGCAGGCCATCTCCAATCAGGACGACagcatcatcttcttctttttcattggaCGAAGAGGATTGGATTTATGAAGATGCTgattataacaacaacaataatattaatattgagaaTAAGAGTAATTCCACCTCTCTGGCTACCAAAGCCATTAGAGCTTCTTCCGCTGCCCACAGAgactcctctctctcttctgcTTACGCCTTCACTAATCACCCCTCCCCCTCATCTAATCCTTCCAGTTCTAATTCTTCTTCTACCAAG GAGGAGGAACCGAACAAGGCCTATTATCACGAGTACACATCTATGAAAACATTGAAAGAaacgcagcagcagcagcaagggtTTTGGGGTACTCTTGCTAGAAAAGCTAAATCCATTCTTGATGATGATTTCAATACTAGTACCTACAATGCTGCCACTTCTTCCTCTCCTCAAAAGCAACAAATGGATTCAGGTACTGACAGGACTACTACTTGGCAACACCATGTCCCCGACACCACAACTAAGTCCAAG TACCAGAACCCCTACCCCCCTCGTGAGACCCATGGGAAGATGGATAGTCCTGTATTACAAAAGGGACTCAACGCGATCTCATCTTCCCTGAATTATATTGGTAATGCTGTCGAG GAAGGTCTGACAAGAGTGGAGAACCGGACTGCAGACATTATCCAAGAAACTCGTAAGCATATTCAGAAAAAGCCTAATGGTGCTGCTGCACGGAATCAGGCAACCTATAGGAGTAGCATGTGGCAACAACCTCAAATGGAGACCAGTCGACAACAACCCCAGAAAGAAACTGACCAAGAACTCCAACTGAAGGCATCTCGCGAC GTTGCAATGGCAATGGCTGCCAAGGCAAAGCTTCTTCTTCGAGAGTTGAAAACTGTTAAAGCGGATTTTGCTTTTGCTAAGGAGCGATGTGCTCAGCTGGAGGAGGAGAATAAAATTCTCAGGGAGAATCGTGAAAGGGGAGAGAACCTGGAAGATGATGATTTG ATTCGGCTTCAACTTGAAACACTCTTAGCAGAGAAGGCCCGGTTGGCACATGAGAACTCGGTCTATGCTCGTGAGAACCGCTTTTTGAGGGAGGTTGTTGAATATCACCAGCTTACCATGCAGGATGTTGTGTATTTGGATGAGGGCACTGAAGAAGTAACTGAAGTTTATCCCATCAAGGTTGTCTCCAACACTCCCTCCATCCCGTCAATGCCGCCCCCTCCTTTGCATACTGAGGCTTCCCTTGGTACAAGTCTGCCTGTGGCTCGAGACATCTTGCCTCATCCTGTCCCCCCGCCAGGGTCTGTGGAGGTTTCCAAAAGTGCTGCATCACCAAATTCATCTACCTCGACGTCAATTGCAGCAGATCCTAGAAAACACTCGAATCCTACTGTTTGA